A DNA window from Ornithobacterium rhinotracheale DSM 15997 contains the following coding sequences:
- a CDS encoding TM2 domain-containing protein → MQDNKRIAAGLLGIFFGSLGIHKFYLGYEREGIIQILITIFTCGFGGTLGLIEGIIYLTKSDEEFYQIYQVNKRPWL, encoded by the coding sequence ATGCAAGATAATAAAAGAATTGCCGCTGGGCTTTTAGGGATTTTTTTTGGTAGTTTGGGTATTCACAAATTTTATTTAGGCTACGAAAGAGAGGGGATTATTCAAATTCTCATTACTATTTTCACTTGTGGTTTCGGCGGAACGCTTGGCTTAATTGAAGGGATTATTTACCTCACCAAAAGCGATGAGGAGTTTTACCAAATATATCAAGTAAATAAACGCCCTTGGTTGTAA
- a CDS encoding EpsG family protein — MLFYLLCFALILLLPFIKNKGYTLATLFCLAFIMGIRDMIGSKDMYYYSYFFERFSFLDLWHFNFYEPGFKTYTILLKCLSNQREFFFFITAFSLIFLQSFAVKKMNLGRLSYWILFIVLCKFYLLDFVYLRQLMATGLAWIAFSHYFATGKKWESFALFIFAAFFHRSALILLPLFFILNLKNSLKIVFWIYAALTTVVIFQWITPISQKFFTGIGQYFPYLDRLKYYAFENTELKYLYLLEIPLILVVLYFIPKLKNIPALQQRILFNAVFLYGFFSIFSMQNTTFIRFAWFYFLGLASAIVLILNYFNRSEIKNYIKIGILVYYSAIFFRILISFDGGDFIPYKSIFNEFKRNGQFEIYEYRQ; from the coding sequence ATGCTTTTCTACCTACTTTGTTTTGCTCTCATACTCTTGTTGCCTTTCATTAAAAACAAAGGCTACACACTTGCCACGCTATTTTGCTTGGCTTTTATTATGGGAATACGCGACATGATTGGTAGCAAAGACATGTACTATTATAGCTATTTTTTTGAGCGATTTTCATTTCTGGATTTATGGCATTTCAACTTTTACGAACCTGGGTTTAAAACCTATACCATTTTACTGAAATGCCTTTCCAATCAGCGCGAATTTTTCTTTTTCATTACAGCTTTTTCGCTGATTTTCTTGCAAAGTTTTGCTGTAAAAAAGATGAATCTGGGCAGGCTCAGCTACTGGATTTTATTTATCGTATTATGTAAATTTTATTTGCTCGACTTTGTATATTTACGCCAATTGATGGCTACGGGACTTGCATGGATTGCTTTTTCGCACTACTTTGCTACAGGCAAAAAATGGGAGAGTTTTGCATTATTTATTTTCGCCGCATTTTTCCATCGAAGTGCCTTGATCTTATTGCCTCTTTTCTTTATTTTAAATCTAAAAAATAGCTTAAAAATTGTTTTTTGGATTTATGCGGCACTCACAACAGTTGTTATTTTTCAATGGATTACACCCATTTCTCAAAAATTCTTTACAGGAATTGGGCAATATTTTCCTTATTTAGATCGATTGAAATACTACGCCTTTGAAAACACAGAACTTAAATATCTTTATTTGTTGGAAATCCCTTTAATTTTGGTTGTTTTATATTTTATTCCGAAGCTTAAGAACATTCCTGCTCTGCAACAAAGAATCCTATTTAATGCCGTTTTTCTTTATGGATTTTTCTCAATTTTCAGTATGCAAAACACAACTTTCATACGCTTTGCTTGGTTTTATTTCTTGGGATTGGCGAGTGCAATTGTACTGATTTTAAACTATTTTAATCGCTCTGAAATTAAAAATTATATCAAAATCGGAATTTTGGTATATTATTCAGCAATATTTTTTAGAATTTTGATTAGTTTTGATGGCGGAGATTTTATTCCATACAAATCTATTTTTAATGAATTTAAACGAAACGGACAATTTGAAATTTATGAATACAGGCAGTAA
- a CDS encoding rhodanese-like domain-containing protein produces the protein MNTGSKNIVFALFFLIFSMLGFQSCKTQNTTENSEKLELNATEFNQKISQKPGLILDVRTPEEYAQGHLNQSQLIDYKSDDFSQKVKELPKNKPIYVYCRSGRRSHEAAKILRDLGYHPVFELEGGIISWEQAKLPVSH, from the coding sequence ATGAATACAGGCAGTAAAAATATCGTTTTTGCACTATTTTTCCTCATCTTTAGCATGCTAGGATTTCAATCTTGCAAAACACAAAATACCACAGAAAATAGCGAAAAACTAGAATTAAACGCTACTGAATTTAATCAAAAAATCAGCCAAAAGCCAGGCTTAATCCTTGATGTGCGCACGCCAGAAGAGTATGCACAAGGACACCTAAATCAATCACAACTAATTGATTATAAAAGTGATGATTTCAGCCAAAAGGTAAAAGAATTACCGAAAAACAAGCCGATTTATGTGTATTGTCGCTCGGGCAGAAGAAGCCACGAAGCGGCTAAAATCTTGAGAGATCTAGGCTACCACCCCGTTTTTGAGTTAGAAGGTGGCATCATCAGCTGGGAGCAAGCTAAGCTTCCCGTATCGCATTAA
- a CDS encoding RDD family protein: MNYIAINTSQNVKVEFPLASFSDRALAYGIDFVIRAAYALIALYVLFEVVEIDSYVQDQWSVVAIVIICMLPFVFYSLVCNMLLEGQTIGKKIRKIQIIKIDGYQANFADYLIRWVFCLIDIYFSSALVGVTSIVVSKNNQRLGGIASGTAVIDLKDDSSINHTILEEVGEEYKASFPQVLLFSDADMQIIKTRFESAKSQRDFKVIGKLSQKIKEITQVETEMHDLEFVEIIIKDYNFYTSQMNKD; this comes from the coding sequence ATGAATTATATTGCAATAAATACCAGTCAAAATGTTAAAGTTGAGTTTCCTTTGGCTTCTTTCTCCGATAGAGCCTTGGCGTATGGTATTGATTTTGTCATAAGAGCAGCATATGCGCTTATTGCTCTTTATGTGCTATTTGAAGTAGTGGAAATTGATAGTTATGTGCAGGATCAATGGAGCGTTGTCGCAATTGTGATTATATGCATGTTGCCCTTTGTTTTTTATTCGCTAGTGTGCAATATGTTGCTTGAGGGGCAGACTATTGGGAAAAAAATACGCAAAATTCAGATTATTAAAATCGACGGTTATCAAGCCAATTTTGCCGATTATCTTATACGCTGGGTATTTTGTTTGATAGATATTTATTTCAGTTCTGCGCTGGTGGGTGTTACATCGATAGTTGTAAGTAAAAACAATCAGCGTTTGGGCGGGATTGCGAGCGGCACGGCTGTCATTGATTTAAAAGATGATTCAAGCATCAATCACACAATCTTAGAAGAAGTGGGCGAGGAGTACAAAGCATCTTTCCCGCAAGTTTTATTGTTTAGCGATGCCGATATGCAAATCATTAAAACACGATTTGAAAGTGCAAAAAGCCAACGAGATTTTAAAGTAATCGGGAAACTTTCGCAAAAAATCAAAGAAATAACTCAGGTGGAAACCGAAATGCACGATCTCGAATTTGTAGAAATAATCATCAAAGACTATAATTTCTACACAAGCCAAATGAATAAAGATTAA
- a CDS encoding stage II sporulation protein M has translation MREVVFIKQNKEKWLNTERVLLGKVNKNPDELSSLYIDLINDLSYAQTYYPKSKTISYLNKLSTKIYQKIYKTKRIEENQIKYFFLTEVPLLAYQYRKFLWASVFFFVIFTTIGWFSAVNDEEFVRLILGDGYVDMTISNIQEGNPIAVYESGSNWGSAIGIIYNNLKVGATMFLYGIFLGLGSILALFYNCVMLGSFQYFFLEYGELARSMRGIWIHGAFEISAMIIECMAGLILGASILFPRTYSRLNSFKLGIRDAFKIFISTVPFTIVAGIFEGFVTRHALDMPLILNLIIIFGCFGFILFYYVFYPKKVFNQINSKL, from the coding sequence ATGAGAGAGGTAGTATTTATCAAACAAAATAAAGAAAAGTGGCTCAATACAGAGCGTGTCTTATTGGGCAAAGTCAATAAAAACCCCGATGAGTTATCCTCCCTTTACATTGATTTAATCAACGACTTATCCTACGCACAAACCTATTATCCTAAGAGTAAAACCATCTCTTATCTTAATAAACTTTCAACAAAAATCTATCAAAAAATTTACAAAACCAAACGCATTGAAGAAAATCAAATAAAATATTTCTTCTTGACCGAAGTGCCACTTTTGGCATACCAATATCGTAAATTTTTATGGGCTTCGGTATTCTTTTTTGTGATTTTCACCACAATTGGGTGGTTTTCTGCGGTAAATGACGAAGAGTTTGTCCGTTTGATTCTAGGCGATGGCTATGTGGACATGACGATTAGCAACATACAAGAAGGAAATCCCATTGCAGTGTATGAAAGTGGCAGCAACTGGGGAAGTGCCATCGGGATTATTTATAATAATTTAAAGGTAGGAGCTACCATGTTCTTATATGGTATTTTCTTGGGACTCGGGAGCATTCTAGCATTGTTTTACAACTGCGTAATGTTGGGCTCGTTTCAATATTTCTTCTTGGAGTACGGAGAGCTAGCTCGTAGCATGCGTGGCATTTGGATTCATGGTGCATTTGAAATAAGTGCCATGATAATCGAATGTATGGCGGGGCTCATACTCGGCGCATCGATTTTATTTCCAAGGACTTACTCTCGACTTAATTCTTTCAAATTAGGTATTAGAGATGCTTTTAAAATCTTCATCAGCACAGTGCCATTTACCATAGTGGCGGGAATTTTTGAAGGTTTTGTAACAAGGCACGCCCTAGATATGCCTTTAATCCTTAACTTAATCATCATTTTTGGATGTTTTGGGTTCATCTTATTTTATTATGTTTTTTATCCTAAAAAAGTGTTTAATCAAATAAATTCTAAGTTATGA
- a CDS encoding DUF4350 domain-containing protein — protein MNNKLFRTYGIILGMVVLIMLVFEFTKTPISNWTKTYNENSKDPFGLYIFDQEADSLFHGKLTRTSESPFEYEPADSTQTRNYLIIGKQISEEAKDKLLSEVEKGCNLFLASDNYYGKSMMSRILINSFYMEKIDTLNLNFINKRISPISLSHLNDVLLITHAKPNSLNVLGTTKNHSNNKIGSFFVEIPLGKGKIYFISTPEIFTNYGILNGENYKAIPKILGYLPNQETIWFQNRSNKEWKYQNSILRVIFENPPLKWAWRLFLLGLIIFMIFTAKRKQRIIPIIPPVKNESAEFVKNISNLYLQEGDAKDMAQKKALYFLQKVRSELMIPTDELDQKFIERLHIKTMQPHETIQEAVRLLTKAIHPKAPVHEEELIKMNKLLDQIYKS, from the coding sequence ATGAACAATAAGTTATTTCGCACCTATGGCATTATTCTGGGCATGGTCGTTTTGATTATGCTAGTTTTTGAATTTACAAAAACGCCCATTTCTAATTGGACAAAAACTTATAATGAAAACAGCAAAGACCCTTTTGGGCTTTATATTTTTGATCAAGAAGCGGATTCTCTGTTTCACGGAAAGCTCACGCGCACAAGCGAGAGCCCTTTTGAATATGAACCCGCAGATTCCACCCAAACGAGAAATTATTTAATTATCGGGAAACAAATCAGCGAAGAAGCGAAGGACAAACTACTGAGCGAAGTAGAAAAAGGCTGTAACCTTTTCTTGGCAAGCGATAACTATTATGGAAAAAGTATGATGAGTAGAATCCTCATCAATTCTTTTTATATGGAAAAAATCGACACGCTAAACCTAAATTTTATCAATAAACGAATCTCTCCTATTTCGCTATCCCATTTAAACGATGTTTTGCTGATCACTCACGCAAAGCCAAATAGCTTAAATGTACTGGGTACCACAAAAAATCACTCAAATAATAAAATTGGGAGTTTCTTTGTAGAAATTCCTCTCGGAAAGGGAAAAATTTACTTCATAAGCACGCCCGAAATCTTTACCAATTATGGTATTTTAAACGGAGAAAACTACAAGGCTATTCCTAAAATTTTAGGCTATTTGCCAAATCAAGAAACCATCTGGTTCCAGAACCGATCAAATAAAGAATGGAAATATCAAAATTCCATTTTACGGGTAATTTTTGAAAATCCGCCACTCAAATGGGCGTGGAGACTTTTCCTTTTGGGCTTAATTATTTTTATGATTTTCACCGCAAAAAGAAAACAACGCATTATCCCAATCATTCCGCCCGTGAAAAACGAATCGGCAGAATTTGTTAAAAACATAAGCAATCTATATCTGCAAGAAGGCGACGCCAAAGATATGGCACAGAAAAAAGCCCTGTATTTCTTGCAAAAAGTGCGCTCAGAACTTATGATCCCAACCGATGAATTAGACCAAAAATTCATTGAAAGACTACACATCAAAACCATGCAACCGCACGAAACCATACAAGAAGCCGTGCGATTGCTCACCAAAGCAATTCACCCCAAGGCACCCGTGCACGAAGAGGAATTAATTAAAATGAATAAACTTTTAGACCAAATATATAAATCATAG
- a CDS encoding AAA family ATPase, with translation MEELNNPTEFNNRIDLAPLKEGLERVKNEIKKVIVGQDEMVEQLLVALLSNGHVLIEGVPGVAKTITAKLLAKTLSVDFSRIQFTPDLMPSDILGTSVFNLKTSDFEFKAGPIFSNFVLIDEINRSPAKTQSALFEVMEERQVTIDSQTYKMQLPFFVIATQNPIEQEGTYRLPEAQLDRFLFKIKVGYPNLEQEIDIIQRQQALKNHGKLDDIQQVLSGKDLLKFQAQIKEIIVEPHLMEYIAKIVINTRENPFLYLGASPRASLALLVASKGFAGIRGRDFVTPEDIKQAATAVLRHRVIVSPEREMEGLSTDEIIRQILENIEIPR, from the coding sequence ATGGAAGAACTAAATAATCCCACAGAATTTAACAATCGAATTGATTTAGCACCGCTTAAAGAAGGCTTAGAGCGTGTAAAAAACGAGATAAAGAAAGTAATCGTAGGACAAGACGAAATGGTGGAGCAGCTACTGGTGGCGTTGCTTTCCAATGGACATGTGCTCATCGAAGGCGTGCCAGGGGTGGCAAAAACGATTACAGCCAAACTTTTAGCCAAAACACTTTCGGTAGATTTTAGCCGAATCCAGTTTACGCCAGATTTAATGCCGTCTGATATTTTAGGAACTTCGGTATTTAACCTTAAAACCTCTGACTTTGAGTTTAAAGCAGGACCGATTTTCTCAAATTTCGTTTTGATCGACGAGATTAACCGTTCGCCTGCTAAAACACAATCTGCCCTTTTTGAGGTGATGGAAGAACGCCAAGTAACTATTGATAGCCAAACTTATAAAATGCAACTTCCGTTCTTTGTGATTGCCACTCAAAACCCGATTGAACAAGAAGGAACTTACCGATTGCCAGAAGCTCAGCTTGATCGTTTTTTGTTTAAAATTAAAGTGGGCTACCCGAATTTAGAACAAGAAATCGACATTATTCAGCGACAACAAGCACTCAAAAACCACGGAAAACTGGACGACATTCAGCAAGTATTGAGTGGCAAGGATTTGCTTAAATTCCAAGCGCAAATCAAAGAAATTATCGTGGAGCCACACCTCATGGAATACATCGCCAAAATCGTGATCAATACACGCGAAAATCCATTTTTGTATCTAGGAGCATCGCCTCGTGCCTCTTTGGCATTGCTTGTGGCGTCTAAAGGTTTTGCGGGCATTCGCGGTCGTGATTTTGTAACGCCAGAAGACATTAAACAAGCTGCTACTGCCGTATTGCGCCACCGTGTGATTGTGTCGCCTGAGCGCGAAATGGAAGGACTCTCTACCGATGAAATCATCCGTCAAATTTTAGAAAATATA